One window of the Conexibacter sp. SYSU D00693 genome contains the following:
- a CDS encoding type IV pilus twitching motility protein PilT: protein MAPFEITAALRQLVTLGGSDLHLKVPAPPMVRVDGELRPIDGAQPLTPQEADAALHHVLTDPDKLAEFTQDGEVDFSYAIEGVARFRVNAFKQRGFTSMVCRAIPERIRTLDELSLPPVIRELAEEERGIVLLTGTTGSGKSTTLAAMIDHINTTRHRHVVTIEDPIEFLHQDKKAVINQREVGMDTASFKKALRRVLRQDPDVILIGEMRDEETVQTALSAAETGHLVFSTVHSVDAAETVNRLIEFFEPHMHQQVRSMIAGTLKGVISQRLVPAADGRGRVATCEVLRMTGRVRDMVMDPLQTGRLGEVIADGGFYGMQTFDQALFEHLKAGRVTMDQAVAAASSPHDFKLLVAADGRRGTTMDDLAQAEDQRLAPGSAAATLR, encoded by the coding sequence GTGGCCCCCTTCGAGATCACCGCTGCCCTCCGCCAGCTCGTCACGCTCGGCGGCTCGGACCTCCACCTGAAGGTCCCCGCGCCCCCGATGGTGCGCGTCGACGGCGAGCTGCGGCCGATCGACGGGGCCCAGCCGCTCACGCCCCAGGAGGCCGACGCGGCGCTGCACCACGTCCTGACCGACCCGGACAAGCTCGCCGAGTTCACCCAGGACGGCGAGGTCGACTTCTCCTACGCGATCGAGGGCGTCGCCCGCTTCCGCGTCAACGCCTTCAAGCAGCGCGGCTTCACCTCCATGGTCTGCCGCGCGATCCCCGAGCGCATCCGCACCCTCGACGAGCTCAGCCTGCCGCCGGTCATCCGCGAGCTCGCCGAGGAGGAGCGCGGCATCGTCCTGCTCACCGGCACCACCGGCTCGGGCAAGTCGACGACGCTCGCGGCGATGATCGACCACATCAACACGACGCGCCACCGCCACGTCGTGACGATCGAGGACCCGATCGAGTTCCTGCACCAGGACAAGAAGGCGGTCATCAACCAGCGCGAGGTCGGGATGGACACCGCCTCGTTCAAGAAGGCGCTGCGCCGCGTCCTGCGCCAGGACCCCGACGTGATCCTCATCGGCGAGATGCGCGACGAGGAGACGGTCCAGACCGCGCTCAGCGCCGCCGAGACCGGCCACCTGGTCTTCTCGACGGTGCACTCCGTCGACGCCGCGGAGACGGTCAACCGCCTCATCGAGTTCTTCGAGCCCCACATGCACCAGCAGGTGCGCTCGATGATCGCCGGCACGCTGAAGGGCGTCATCTCCCAGCGCCTGGTCCCGGCCGCCGACGGCCGCGGCCGCGTCGCGACCTGCGAGGTGCTGCGGATGACCGGCCGGGTGCGCGACATGGTCATGGACCCGCTGCAGACCGGTCGCCTCGGCGAGGTCATCGCCGACGGCGGCTTCTACGGCATGCAGACCTTCGACCAGGCGCTCTTCGAGCACCTCAAGGCCGGCCGGGTCACGATGGACCAGGCCGTCGCCGCCGCCTCCAGCCCGCACGACTTCAAGCTCCTCGTCGCCGCCGACGGCCGCCGCGGCACCACGATGGACGACCTCGCCCAGGCCGAGGACCAGCGCCTGGCGCCCGGCTCGGCCGCCGCGACGCTGCGCTAG
- a CDS encoding cation diffusion facilitator family transporter gives MGHRHHHHDHDGHAHDGHGHHHHAPGPDADRRWLTVALVLIASFMAAEVVAGLLADSLALLSDAAHMLTDAASIALALWAARLAARPAQGRFTFGLGRAEILSAQVNGASLLVLAGVIAIEAVQRLFDPPSVDGGVVVLVGALGAAVNVAAAMALARASRQSLNVAGARAHVMADLFGSLAAVAAGLGVLLFDRPEVDGAASLVVAALMMRTGWSLVRDAGRVLLEAAPAGVDPEAVGRTLAGVPGVVEVHDLHVWEITTGFPALAAHVLVARGDDCHRKRRELQLLLGERFGIEHVTLQVDHEREPHLLSIEPRG, from the coding sequence GTGGGCCACAGGCACCACCACCACGACCACGACGGCCACGCCCACGACGGGCACGGCCACCACCACCACGCGCCCGGCCCCGACGCCGACCGCCGGTGGCTGACCGTCGCGCTCGTCCTCATCGCGTCCTTCATGGCCGCGGAGGTCGTGGCCGGCCTCCTGGCCGACTCGCTGGCGCTGCTCTCCGACGCGGCGCACATGCTCACCGACGCGGCGTCGATCGCCCTGGCGCTGTGGGCGGCGCGGCTGGCGGCACGCCCCGCACAGGGGCGGTTCACCTTCGGCCTCGGCCGCGCGGAGATCCTCTCGGCGCAGGTCAACGGCGCCTCGCTCCTCGTCCTCGCCGGCGTCATCGCCATCGAGGCGGTGCAGCGCCTGTTCGACCCGCCGTCGGTCGACGGCGGGGTCGTCGTGCTGGTCGGCGCGTTGGGCGCGGCGGTCAACGTCGCGGCGGCCATGGCCCTGGCCCGCGCGTCGCGCCAGAGCCTCAACGTCGCGGGCGCCCGCGCCCACGTCATGGCCGACCTCTTCGGGTCGCTCGCCGCGGTGGCCGCAGGCCTCGGCGTCCTGCTCTTCGACCGCCCGGAGGTCGACGGCGCCGCGTCGCTCGTGGTGGCGGCGCTCATGATGCGCACGGGCTGGTCGCTGGTCCGCGACGCGGGCCGTGTCCTGCTCGAGGCGGCCCCCGCGGGGGTCGACCCCGAGGCGGTGGGACGCACGCTCGCGGGGGTGCCGGGGGTCGTCGAGGTCCATGACCTCCACGTGTGGGAGATCACGACCGGCTTCCCGGCGCTGGCGGCGCACGTCCTGGTCGCGCGCGGCGACGACTGCCACCGCAAGCGCCGTGAGCTCCAGCTGCTGCTGGGCGAGCGCTTCGGCATCGAGCACGTGACCCTGCAGGTCGACCACGAGCGCGAGCCGCACCTGCTGTCCATCGAGCCGCGCGGCTAG
- a CDS encoding helix-turn-helix domain-containing protein gives MPVDPNCPVCRTAEIVCAKWTILLVRDLAAGRARFCELERSLSGISPRTLSLRLRALEEEGIVERRGTDGYALTDKGRALLPIVDGMKDYGERWLGAGGDCTPLDDDAPDVAPALV, from the coding sequence GTGCCCGTCGACCCCAACTGCCCCGTGTGCCGCACGGCGGAGATCGTCTGCGCGAAGTGGACGATCCTGCTGGTGCGCGACCTGGCGGCAGGCCGGGCGCGCTTCTGCGAGCTCGAGCGCTCGCTGAGCGGCATCAGCCCGCGCACCCTCTCGCTGCGCCTGCGGGCGCTCGAGGAGGAGGGCATCGTCGAGCGCCGCGGCACCGACGGCTACGCGCTGACCGACAAGGGCCGCGCGCTGCTGCCCATCGTCGACGGCATGAAGGACTACGGCGAGCGCTGGCTCGGCGCCGGCGGCGACTGCACGCCGCTCGACGACGACGCGCCCGACGTCGCCCCGGCACTCGTCTAG
- a CDS encoding peptidoglycan recognition protein yields MPAVRLSRRRALATGVAGALGVTLSRLPAAPAWAAPRPRARGFGLDLARGAFGADGTTGVLRARRRFDLVGVRGADVEGLEVRVRRRGGAWSPWVPLGHGAEHRPDAGTGRHATDPVWTGGSDELQLRRRGRRTTGPLRVQLVAVSGAAKRRGARATAAASRRAKAAQGGPPPIIARSAWGGDAVKPRATPSYGAVQVGFVHHTVGANDYTPEQSAGIVLGIAKYHRDSNGWNDLGYNFLVDRFGQVFEGRAGGIDQAVIGAQAQGYNAQSTGVSVLGTYGSVAASPEAVDAVARLLAWKLPLHGAPVEGTVVVESAGGGQNRFKAGTPVTLNRISGHRDGDQTSCPGNALYAQLPEIRRRAAAIAPTVSTAVARLSMDPPPKAPTYGAALAVAGRLVRGDGGPVAGQRVTVQKRGARSWVTVGKATTGDDGAWRAEVTWRKGGRLRARAAVPGAPVAVTPTVELGVTPVAELEAAAPRIRAGGRVALDLRLAPVTSAALLVERQVGERWVRVAKVPVRAKRSRSRVRVALRRAGLYRITLRAQAGSVAVRSAPVTVRAVSRNGSLEAPAPPSTPGSGTGGTGGVASGA; encoded by the coding sequence GTGCCCGCCGTCCGTCTGTCCCGCCGGCGTGCCCTCGCCACGGGCGTCGCCGGCGCCCTCGGCGTCACGCTCTCGCGCCTGCCCGCCGCCCCCGCCTGGGCCGCGCCGCGTCCGCGTGCGCGGGGCTTCGGCCTCGACCTCGCCCGTGGCGCGTTCGGCGCGGACGGCACCACCGGCGTGCTGCGGGCGCGCCGGCGCTTCGACCTCGTCGGGGTGCGCGGCGCCGACGTCGAGGGCCTCGAGGTGCGCGTGCGCCGCCGCGGGGGGGCGTGGAGCCCGTGGGTCCCCCTCGGCCACGGCGCCGAGCACCGGCCCGACGCCGGAACGGGCCGGCACGCCACCGACCCGGTGTGGACCGGCGGCAGCGACGAGCTCCAGCTGCGCCGCCGCGGCCGCCGCACGACCGGTCCCCTGCGGGTCCAGCTCGTGGCGGTGAGCGGCGCCGCCAAGCGGCGCGGCGCGCGGGCGACCGCCGCGGCGTCCCGGCGCGCGAAGGCCGCCCAGGGCGGCCCGCCGCCGATCATCGCGCGCAGCGCCTGGGGCGGCGACGCGGTCAAGCCGCGCGCCACGCCGAGCTACGGCGCGGTGCAGGTCGGCTTCGTCCACCACACCGTCGGCGCCAACGACTACACGCCCGAGCAGTCCGCCGGGATCGTCCTGGGCATCGCGAAGTACCACCGCGACTCCAACGGCTGGAACGACCTGGGCTACAACTTCCTCGTCGACCGCTTCGGCCAGGTCTTCGAGGGCCGCGCGGGCGGGATCGACCAGGCCGTCATCGGCGCCCAGGCCCAGGGCTACAACGCCCAGTCGACCGGCGTCTCGGTCCTCGGGACCTACGGCTCGGTGGCCGCCTCGCCGGAGGCCGTCGACGCCGTCGCCCGCCTGCTGGCCTGGAAGCTGCCGCTGCACGGCGCGCCGGTCGAGGGCACGGTCGTGGTCGAGTCGGCCGGCGGCGGTCAGAACCGCTTCAAGGCGGGGACGCCGGTCACGCTCAACCGCATCAGCGGCCATCGCGACGGCGACCAGACCTCGTGCCCCGGCAACGCGCTGTACGCGCAGCTGCCCGAGATCCGGCGGCGCGCCGCCGCGATCGCCCCGACGGTCAGCACGGCCGTGGCCCGGCTGAGCATGGACCCGCCGCCCAAGGCCCCGACCTACGGCGCCGCGCTGGCGGTGGCCGGCCGGCTCGTGCGCGGGGACGGCGGGCCGGTGGCCGGCCAGCGGGTGACCGTCCAGAAGCGCGGCGCCCGCAGCTGGGTGACCGTCGGCAAGGCGACGACGGGCGACGACGGCGCGTGGCGCGCCGAGGTCACCTGGCGCAAGGGGGGCCGGCTGCGCGCCCGGGCCGCCGTGCCCGGGGCCCCGGTCGCCGTGACGCCCACCGTGGAGCTCGGCGTCACCCCCGTCGCCGAGCTGGAGGCGGCGGCGCCGCGCATCCGCGCCGGCGGGCGCGTCGCGCTGGACCTGCGCCTGGCGCCGGTGACGAGCGCGGCGCTCCTCGTCGAGCGCCAGGTCGGCGAGCGCTGGGTGCGCGTCGCCAAGGTCCCCGTCCGCGCGAAGCGCTCGCGCTCGCGCGTGCGGGTCGCCCTGCGCCGCGCCGGGCTCTACCGGATCACGCTGCGCGCGCAGGCGGGCAGCGTCGCCGTGCGCAGCGCGCCGGTGACGGTCCGGGCGGTGAGCCGCAACGGCTCGCTCGAGGCCCCCGCACCGCCGTCGACGCCGGGCAGCGGCACGGGCGGCACCGGCGGCGTCGCGTCCGGCGCCTGA
- a CDS encoding AIM24 family protein: protein MRTTFQDLGERESADAFSLQNAQLLKVELRDVTIQAKLGSMVAYQGDVSFEHAGMGGVGRFMKKALTGEGQRLMKVSGTGEVFLADTAQYVHLVHLEDDQLTVSGESLLAFDDGIDWDVERVKGASGVMGAGLFNTILKGTGWVALLTDGTPMVLDVASAPTFADAQAVVAWSAGVQTSLKTEFKAKNLIGRGSGETLQMAFSGAGWVLVQPSEGRPTVPTDGSGGGLGGLLGQ, encoded by the coding sequence GTGCGCACGACCTTCCAGGACCTCGGCGAGCGCGAGTCCGCCGACGCCTTCTCGCTCCAGAACGCCCAGCTGCTCAAGGTGGAGCTGCGCGACGTCACGATCCAGGCCAAGCTCGGCTCGATGGTCGCCTACCAGGGCGACGTGTCGTTCGAGCACGCCGGGATGGGCGGCGTCGGGCGGTTCATGAAGAAGGCGCTGACCGGCGAGGGGCAGCGGCTCATGAAGGTCAGCGGGACGGGCGAGGTCTTCCTCGCCGACACCGCCCAGTACGTCCACCTCGTCCACCTCGAGGACGACCAGCTGACGGTGAGCGGCGAGAGCCTCCTGGCCTTCGACGACGGCATCGACTGGGACGTCGAGCGCGTGAAGGGCGCCAGCGGCGTCATGGGCGCCGGGCTCTTCAACACGATCCTCAAGGGCACGGGCTGGGTCGCGCTGCTGACCGACGGCACGCCGATGGTCCTCGACGTCGCGAGCGCGCCGACCTTCGCCGACGCCCAGGCGGTCGTCGCCTGGTCGGCGGGCGTCCAGACGTCGCTGAAGACCGAGTTCAAGGCCAAGAACCTCATCGGCCGCGGCTCGGGGGAGACGCTGCAGATGGCGTTCTCCGGCGCGGGGTGGGTGCTCGTGCAGCCCAGCGAGGGCCGCCCCACGGTCCCCACGGACGGCAGCGGCGGCGGGCTCGGGGGGTTGCTCGGGCAGTAG
- the glp gene encoding gephyrin-like molybdotransferase Glp, whose protein sequence is MPPHSLDAPNVSPKLQDGGVLSIDEARAEVLAAVTPLPAEEVALADAQGRVLAEDLTTPHATPPFDTTAMDGFAVRAGDAGRRLRVVGESRAGAPHEGPALQDGEAIRISTGAALPAGADGVLQVELVDDDGDHVVLRDPVAAGRNVRRAGEDTQAGATVLRAGASLGPAELGVAANAGHARFAVARRPRVVVLGTGDELVPPGEPLGPGQVHDANTTTLAALARDEGARVTTRRVPDDRAATEAAIAQALDEADLLLLSGGVSVGPHDHVKPALEAQGVVERFWRVALRPGKPTWCGSARDGTLVLGLPGNPVSALVTAVLFARPALRAMQGARPLPRPGRARLGTAIARNPQRDECVRVRLDDDGVAHPTGPQGSHVLTSMLGADALALVPRGEGELAAGAAVELLPL, encoded by the coding sequence GTGCCTCCGCACAGCCTCGACGCGCCGAACGTGTCGCCGAAGCTGCAAGATGGCGGCGTGCTGTCGATCGACGAGGCGCGCGCCGAGGTGCTCGCGGCGGTGACGCCCCTCCCGGCCGAGGAGGTCGCGCTCGCCGACGCGCAGGGCCGCGTCCTGGCCGAGGACCTCACGACGCCGCACGCGACGCCGCCCTTCGACACGACGGCGATGGACGGCTTCGCGGTCCGCGCCGGCGACGCCGGCCGGCGCCTGCGCGTGGTCGGCGAGTCGCGCGCCGGCGCGCCGCACGAGGGCCCCGCCCTGCAGGACGGCGAGGCGATCCGCATCTCCACCGGGGCCGCGCTCCCGGCCGGCGCCGACGGCGTCCTGCAGGTCGAGCTCGTCGACGACGACGGCGACCACGTCGTGCTCCGGGACCCCGTCGCCGCCGGGCGCAACGTCCGCCGCGCCGGCGAGGACACCCAGGCCGGTGCCACCGTCCTGCGCGCGGGCGCCAGCCTCGGCCCCGCCGAGCTCGGGGTCGCCGCCAACGCCGGCCATGCCCGCTTCGCCGTCGCGCGCCGTCCGCGCGTCGTCGTCCTGGGCACCGGCGACGAGCTGGTGCCGCCCGGCGAGCCGCTCGGCCCCGGGCAGGTGCACGACGCCAACACGACGACGCTCGCGGCCCTCGCCCGCGACGAGGGCGCGCGGGTCACGACGCGCCGCGTCCCCGACGACCGTGCCGCGACCGAGGCCGCCATCGCCCAGGCCCTCGACGAGGCCGACCTCCTGCTGCTGTCGGGCGGCGTCTCCGTCGGCCCGCACGACCACGTCAAGCCCGCGCTCGAGGCCCAGGGCGTCGTCGAGCGCTTCTGGCGCGTGGCGCTGCGCCCCGGCAAGCCGACGTGGTGCGGCAGCGCGCGCGACGGGACGCTCGTCCTCGGGCTCCCCGGCAACCCGGTCTCCGCGCTGGTCACCGCCGTCCTCTTCGCGCGCCCGGCCCTTCGGGCGATGCAGGGCGCCAGGCCCCTCCCCCGCCCGGGCCGTGCGCGCCTGGGCACGGCGATCGCCCGCAACCCCCAGCGCGACGAGTGCGTGCGGGTGCGCCTCGACGACGACGGCGTCGCGCACCCCACCGGGCCGCAGGGCTCGCACGTCCTGACGTCGATGCTCGGTGCCGACGCGCTGGCGCTCGTGCCCCGCGGCGAGGGTGAGCTCGCGGCCGGCGCGGCCGTCGAGCTCCTGCCGCTCTAG
- a CDS encoding HAMP domain-containing sensor histidine kinase, producing MRGLRGRLTLGLTLVLAAVLAAAGLYVAHDADRSEREVLDDRLQRTAELSTATAVAAVQEGLPGGDRRLDAVLSATSSSLRLFVGRTPVLDTGRQPPPHPRLPRGFATFEADGTRYRAFTTRLRDPSLGGLVRLEVTTTLTALERRQARLRRRLALIGLAALAVCAALTFLATSVVLAPLRRLRSATAEIAGDEDLDRRVAADGPFELRALASSFNAMLARLGRSAADRERALAATRRFAADAGHELRTPLTSLQATLSSLSRHPDLPAERRSRMLEDAADQQHRLVALLDGLQALARGDAAPPDDDVDLAELVDVAVSAAAERHPAVRFVPELPEDPVVVRGWAPGLRSIADNLLQNAALHGASGGGTVRVALEPGPVLVVEDDGPGIPEADRERVLEPFTRLGAGEAPGSGLGLAVVAQQARHHGAELAIGTSQGLGGARLSVRFGASS from the coding sequence ATGCGCGGGCTGCGCGGGCGCCTCACGCTGGGCCTCACCCTGGTGCTCGCCGCGGTCCTCGCGGCGGCGGGGCTCTACGTCGCCCATGACGCCGACCGCTCCGAGCGCGAGGTCCTCGACGACCGGCTCCAGCGCACGGCCGAGCTGTCCACGGCGACGGCGGTGGCGGCGGTCCAGGAGGGGCTGCCCGGCGGCGACCGGCGGCTCGACGCGGTGCTCTCGGCGACGAGCTCGTCGCTGCGGCTCTTCGTCGGGCGCACGCCGGTGCTCGACACGGGCCGCCAGCCGCCGCCGCACCCGCGGCTGCCACGGGGCTTCGCGACCTTCGAGGCCGACGGCACGCGCTACCGCGCGTTCACGACGCGCCTGCGCGACCCGTCGCTGGGCGGGCTCGTGCGGCTCGAGGTGACGACGACGCTCACGGCGCTCGAGCGCCGCCAGGCGCGGCTGCGGCGGCGGCTGGCCCTCATCGGGCTCGCGGCGCTGGCGGTGTGCGCGGCGCTGACGTTCCTGGCCACGAGCGTCGTGCTGGCGCCGCTGCGCCGGCTGCGCAGCGCCACCGCGGAGATCGCGGGCGACGAGGACCTCGACCGCCGGGTGGCGGCGGACGGGCCGTTCGAGCTGCGCGCCCTGGCGTCGTCGTTCAACGCGATGCTCGCGCGGCTGGGACGCAGCGCCGCCGACCGCGAGCGCGCGCTCGCGGCGACACGGCGCTTCGCCGCCGACGCGGGGCACGAGCTGCGCACGCCGCTCACGAGCCTCCAGGCGACCCTGTCGTCGCTCTCGCGCCATCCCGACCTCCCGGCCGAGCGCCGCTCGCGGATGCTCGAGGACGCCGCCGACCAGCAGCACCGCCTCGTGGCCCTGCTCGACGGCCTGCAGGCGCTGGCGCGCGGCGACGCGGCGCCACCCGACGACGACGTCGACCTCGCCGAGCTCGTCGACGTCGCGGTCAGCGCGGCCGCCGAGCGCCATCCCGCCGTGCGCTTCGTGCCCGAGCTGCCCGAGGACCCCGTCGTCGTGCGCGGCTGGGCGCCCGGCCTGCGCTCCATCGCCGACAACCTCCTGCAGAACGCGGCGCTGCACGGGGCCTCCGGCGGCGGGACCGTGCGCGTCGCCCTCGAGCCCGGCCCCGTCCTGGTGGTCGAGGACGACGGCCCCGGCATCCCGGAGGCCGACCGCGAGCGCGTCCTCGAGCCCTTCACGCGCCTCGGCGCCGGCGAGGCGCCCGGCTCCGGCCTCGGCCTGGCCGTCGTCGCCCAGCAGGCCCGCCACCACGGCGCCGAGCTGGCCATCGGGACCTCGCAGGGCCTCGGCGGTGCCCGGTTGAGCGTCCGCTTCGGCGCGTCGTCGTAA
- a CDS encoding calcium-binding protein has translation MVAVLAATATPAFARTFTGGPGPDRLSGTSRADVLNGRAGDDVLAGNGGGDRLVGGPGADTLLGGAGNDRIVAGAGRDVVVGGAGNDVIAVRGGGADQVSCGPGRDRVTADARDQVGGDCETVQR, from the coding sequence GTGGTCGCGGTCCTGGCCGCGACGGCCACCCCGGCGTTCGCCCGCACGTTCACCGGCGGCCCGGGCCCGGACCGCCTGAGCGGCACCTCGCGCGCCGACGTCCTCAACGGCCGGGCGGGCGACGACGTCCTCGCCGGCAACGGCGGGGGCGACCGGCTCGTCGGCGGGCCCGGGGCCGACACCCTCCTCGGCGGCGCCGGCAACGACCGCATCGTCGCGGGCGCCGGTCGCGACGTGGTCGTCGGGGGCGCGGGCAACGACGTCATCGCGGTCCGTGGTGGCGGCGCCGACCAGGTCTCCTGCGGGCCGGGGCGCGACCGCGTCACCGCCGACGCGCGCGACCAGGTCGGCGGCGACTGCGAGACCGTCCAGCGGTGA
- a CDS encoding RNA polymerase sigma factor RpoD/SigA, whose translation MSVVELQELEEIKGLMVKGQAAGVLTYAEIAGAVSELDLDEADVEELHSYLEQAEIELVEEIDPATAAANQVERAPDKRQRRARKAPSALDLRADMTTDSLQLFLKDIGKVRLLTAQEEVDLAKRIERGDLDAKQKMVESNLRLVVSIAKNYRNQGLPFLDLIQEGTLGLVRAAEKFDYRKGFKFSTYATWWIRQAIARALADKARTIRIPVHVVEKLNKIGRAERKLVTELGREPTAEEIAEVTGIDPEEVDSIKRSAQAPVSLEKPVGDEEESEFGQFIADERAESPYERAAEILTKEALREALENLSYRERRVLELRYGLGGEHPRTLDEVGRTFNVTRERIRQIENQSLKKLQSLAEAQKLRDVA comes from the coding sequence ATGTCAGTAGTGGAACTCCAGGAACTCGAAGAGATCAAGGGCCTCATGGTCAAGGGCCAGGCGGCCGGCGTGCTCACGTACGCCGAGATCGCCGGCGCGGTCTCCGAGCTCGACCTGGACGAGGCCGACGTCGAAGAGCTCCACTCGTACCTCGAGCAGGCCGAGATCGAGCTCGTCGAGGAGATCGACCCCGCGACCGCCGCCGCCAACCAGGTCGAGCGCGCGCCGGACAAGCGCCAGCGCCGCGCCCGCAAGGCGCCGTCGGCGCTGGACCTGCGCGCCGACATGACCACGGACAGCCTCCAGCTGTTCCTGAAGGACATCGGCAAGGTGCGCCTCCTGACCGCGCAGGAGGAGGTCGACCTCGCCAAGCGCATCGAGCGCGGCGACCTCGACGCGAAGCAGAAGATGGTCGAGTCGAACCTGCGCCTCGTCGTCTCGATCGCCAAGAACTACCGCAACCAGGGCCTGCCGTTCCTGGACCTCATCCAGGAGGGCACGCTCGGGCTCGTCCGCGCGGCGGAGAAGTTCGACTACCGCAAGGGCTTCAAGTTCTCGACCTACGCGACCTGGTGGATCCGCCAGGCGATCGCCCGCGCCCTGGCCGACAAGGCGCGCACGATCCGCATCCCGGTCCACGTCGTCGAGAAGCTCAACAAGATCGGCCGCGCCGAGCGCAAGCTCGTCACGGAGCTGGGCCGCGAGCCCACCGCCGAGGAGATCGCCGAGGTCACCGGGATCGACCCGGAGGAGGTCGACTCGATCAAGCGCTCCGCGCAGGCCCCGGTCTCCCTCGAGAAGCCCGTCGGCGACGAGGAGGAGTCGGAGTTCGGCCAGTTCATCGCCGACGAGCGGGCCGAGTCCCCGTACGAGCGCGCCGCCGAGATCCTCACCAAGGAGGCGCTGCGCGAGGCGCTGGAGAACCTCTCCTACCGCGAGCGCCGCGTCCTCGAGCTGCGCTACGGCCTCGGCGGCGAGCACCCGCGGACCCTCGACGAGGTCGGCCGCACGTTCAACGTGACGCGCGAGCGCATCCGCCAGATCGAGAACCAGTCGCTCAAGAAGCTCCAGTCGCTCGCGGAGGCCCAGAAGCTCCGCGACGTCGCCTAG
- a CDS encoding response regulator transcription factor, with translation MSAQAAAPVVLLVDDDAAIRRSVGEALELEGFEVVPASGGKAALAAVEAVDPQVVLLDLGMPDLDGLEVLERLRGAGNDVPVCVLSARDEVDDRVRGLQAGADDYVVKPFALEEVVARLQALLRRRPAREGGRLEVGDVALDPAAHAAWRGGRELGLTRRELELLELFLRHPGEVLTRRQLHEEVWGYTFDPGTNVADVFVGYLRRKLEAGGEPRVLHTVRGVGFVLRP, from the coding sequence GTGAGCGCCCAGGCCGCGGCGCCCGTGGTCCTGCTCGTCGACGACGACGCGGCGATCCGGCGCAGCGTCGGCGAGGCGCTGGAGCTCGAGGGCTTCGAGGTCGTGCCGGCCTCGGGTGGCAAGGCGGCGCTGGCCGCGGTCGAGGCCGTCGACCCGCAGGTCGTCCTGCTCGACCTCGGGATGCCGGACCTCGACGGGCTCGAGGTGCTCGAGCGGCTGCGCGGGGCGGGCAACGACGTGCCGGTCTGCGTGCTGTCGGCGCGCGACGAGGTCGACGACCGCGTGCGCGGGCTGCAGGCGGGGGCCGACGACTACGTCGTCAAGCCGTTCGCGCTCGAGGAGGTCGTCGCGCGGCTCCAGGCGCTGCTGCGCCGCCGGCCGGCGCGGGAGGGCGGCCGGCTCGAGGTGGGCGACGTCGCGCTGGACCCGGCGGCCCACGCCGCGTGGCGCGGTGGGCGCGAGCTCGGGCTCACCCGGCGCGAGCTCGAGCTGCTCGAGCTGTTCCTGCGCCACCCCGGCGAGGTCCTCACGCGCCGTCAGCTGCACGAGGAGGTCTGGGGCTACACGTTCGACCCGGGGACGAACGTCGCCGACGTCTTCGTGGGCTACCTGCGCCGCAAGCTCGAGGCCGGCGGCGAGCCGCGGGTGCTCCACACCGTGCGCGGCGTGGGCTTCGTCCTGCGGCCCTGA
- a CDS encoding calcium-binding protein, with protein sequence MPMHLTRGTLGAVAALALVPATALAATIDGSDRSERLRGTNGADQIAGNGGNDRINGRAADDRLSGGPGNDWLWGSTGNDTLSGDAANTGDRTSFDRLFGGPGNDTLRGGDARDRLRGGSGNDTSEGEGGNDVLAGGTGDDVQRGGAGNDVIYANLGTDTSEGGDGNDVLWALARGDVAQGGGVDQVGDTLDGGAGDDRLRTRDGEVDRVACGEGNDRAFLDQVDVIVDATAQNPNGSCETVERKAPKKAESKGEDQQQSVKEEQAPAA encoded by the coding sequence ATGCCCATGCACCTGACCCGAGGCACCCTCGGCGCCGTCGCGGCGCTCGCGCTCGTGCCGGCCACCGCGCTGGCCGCGACCATCGACGGCAGCGACCGCTCCGAGCGCCTGCGCGGCACCAACGGCGCCGACCAGATCGCCGGCAACGGCGGCAACGACCGCATCAACGGCCGCGCGGCCGACGACCGCCTCTCCGGCGGGCCCGGCAACGACTGGCTCTGGGGCTCGACCGGCAACGACACCCTGAGCGGCGACGCCGCGAACACCGGCGACCGCACGTCCTTCGACCGCCTCTTCGGCGGCCCCGGCAACGACACGCTGCGCGGCGGCGACGCCCGCGACCGCCTCCGCGGCGGGTCGGGCAACGACACCAGCGAGGGCGAGGGCGGCAACGACGTCCTGGCCGGCGGCACCGGCGACGACGTCCAGCGCGGCGGCGCCGGCAACGACGTGATCTACGCCAACCTCGGCACGGACACCTCCGAGGGCGGCGACGGCAACGACGTCCTCTGGGCGCTCGCCCGCGGCGACGTGGCGCAGGGCGGCGGCGTCGACCAGGTCGGCGACACGCTCGACGGCGGTGCCGGCGACGACCGGCTGCGCACCCGCGACGGCGAGGTCGACCGCGTCGCCTGCGGCGAGGGCAACGACCGCGCGTTCCTCGACCAGGTCGACGTCATCGTCGACGCCACCGCGCAGAACCCGAACGGCTCGTGCGAGACCGTCGAGCGCAAGGCGCCCAAGAAGGCCGAGAGCAAGGGCGAGGACCAGCAGCAGTCCGTCAAGGAGGAGCAGGCCCCGGCGGCCTAG